The Melopsittacus undulatus isolate bMelUnd1 chromosome 9, bMelUnd1.mat.Z, whole genome shotgun sequence genomic interval TGATGCATGCCataaaatagaatcacagaatagttgcAGTTGGGAGGGATATTTAAAGGTCATCtcatccaacccccctgcaatgagcagggatgtCTTCaaatagaccaggttgctcaaagccccatccagcctgagcttgaatatttccagggatggggcatcttctacctctctgagcaacctgtgccagtgtctcaccaacctgtttcttctctgtatCTGGTCTCATAGCCCATGCAGGCATCAAAATGTGGGTGCAGCATGGCCACACATGGAGTGGCTTTTGTAGACTTCCTTCTTGGGTCAGGGGCAGTGTGAAGGGCTGGATTGCAAAGGCCTGATGTCCTTCAtctgctctggttttgcttgCTGGAAGGGATCCTGTCAGCCAGGTTTTTGAGGAGCAGTGCGACTCTTTTAACTCATTTTAGGGTCATTTCTGTGCTGATGATGAGTGCTGTCTGCCTGGGAGCTGAGCAGCCTGCATCTCCTTGAAGCTTGTAGGTATGGCTGGTATTTAGGACATCTGAGAATCATGCCTTTCCTATGGAGATGTCAGCATAAATAGGTTTATTTAGATTACTTAAATAAATATGTGTTTAGGAGCCTGAGTCTAGGTGCTCAGATCCAAGGCCAAAGGTAATTACATTTAACTGCTTTCTTCGAAAAAGCCTTTTACTGTATGTGTGAGGCTTGCAGATCCACACTTCAATCCATACATTTGGAAAGAGGCAAGATGATGTATTTGCATCATATGTGAGTGATGAAATACTTTCCACCCGTTAGTAACCAAGAGGATATTAAACAACATCTCTCAGCAGTGAATGCTTTCAAGTTAACAGGTCTGGGTGACATGTGCCCAAAAGTCTCAAGACAATTGGGTTTTGCTTATTAAATGAATTCCCAGTAATTCTCTTTACTGGAGAAGTTGCAGGAGAACAGAGGAATTGTTGattttgtgctggttttttGAAAGAGCTTGATTTGGGTATGAGATCCAGGTAAATTGACATGTGTGGAAGGGAAATAGTGGCACTCATCATTAAAAAGCTGATCAAGTCAGATGCGTGCATATGGCTGAACACTTACTTACCGAGCAGCAGGACCGGGCATGTGCGATCCTCCAGGCCCCTGGTGTGTGGTGACCACAGGATGCTTGCTGGATGCAGAACCAGTGCGTTGCAAACCAGAAGCTCTGGAGAAGGTCCCAGGCCAACAGCACATTCTGgtgcctgctgcagtgcagtgccCCAGTGACAGGGGTGACCTCAGGAGAGCAGGAGCATGTGTCCTGCATTGGCACTGCCTGTTCCATTGGGTGGTGGGTTCTGCAGGATAGCAGACTGCTGGAGGGAGGCctgatgtggggctgggcaAACACCTCCCAGTGGGAACTTAAAAGTGCAAATCATTTAGCTTATCTGGAGGATTGACAAGTGACTTGATTGCAGCGTGTAAATATCTTTGTGGGAAACATGCTGGTTACTAACGGACCTTTTACTGCTTAGGAGAAAATCACTGGTTCTTTTTATGTCCTTACAATGAAGTCAGATAAAATCCACTTAGAAccaagatttttgttttgtaaaggaGATAAACTCCTGAAACACCCGACCAAGGAAAGGGGTGGCTTTTCCAACCGCAGGAGCCCTCATGGGAAGTAGACCTGAGCAAACACAGGGCACTGGGCCTCAGACGGTGAGGGCTGTCTTAGTCCACGTGATTCAGCAATTTCTTTTGGCTTTAAACTGTCTGAAACTGTTGTTTTGAAGAtagcaaaggaaattttgtCCTTGGTTTGAGTGGTGACAGGTCCTCAAGGATAAGATGATGTAGAGTTCAGGAGGTGGCTGGGATGGTTGAAATCACCCATCCCCAGGATGAAGGACCCATTAGGATGAACGACAGCAGTGGCATCACATGGACCCAGGGGTGCCTCACACATCCCAGGCGAGTCTTGCTGGGTTCCTGCTTGAGAGGGATTTGTTTCCGTGCTAAGTCATCTGCGGCTGAAAAACAGATCCATTGTGAGTCGATGGAAAATAGATTATGTGGAATTGAATAAACATTGTTTCTTGGCGTGGGTACAAATGAGCCTGCACCGCTCTGCCAGCGCTGCTGCCAGAGGGGACAAGACAAGGCATGCTTGGTGGCAGGGGGAGAGGGTCGTGTTTGCTATCCTCCATAGTCTGTGCAGGATGtggtccctccccagcagcgCCAGGGGTTTGCCAAGGGTGGCCACTGGTGTGGTTGGAAAGATGTCCATGGGGGAGGCCAGGCGCTGCCCTGCTCGCACATGCCTCTGTGCTGTGGCACCTGGCTGTGGAGATCTGGCCTTATATGGGGCCCTGAGTGAAATAGCGAGAAGGGGACTGGTGCCAAAACTGGAGCGATAACATCTGAGAGAAGAACGCTCCCCCTTCAGgcccagggaggaaggagatgggCTTCCTTGCTtttgttgggtgtttttaaCTCCAAAGTCACTGTCACCATGGAAGCAgctgagggatgctcagcaccgGGATGTGACTGAGCGTCTGGGGGGCTGATTTGCAGCATCCTGTTGTGTCCGtaggctgctgcagctcatggTCCTGATCCAAGCGAATGGAGCATGTCCTTAAAGAGCAATATGGCTGAAACAAATCCTCTCTACAGCAGTTGATGGACTGTAGCAGCTGGAGGGAGCTGCAGCCTGAGCTCTGCTTGCTGTAGGGGATGGTTTTGCACAGCACATCCCGGTGCCTGATTGAGCTGTCAGGTGAAATGGGGCAAGTGGGTGCTGCATGTCCAGGGACGtgtcctccagctcctccccaggctgtgctggcaaGTCTGTCTGCAGTGACACAGTGCGTTGTTCGGCCACATGCAACCTCAAGGCATCCTGAAGCTGCACATTAGCATAACTCCTAGGAGAGCAATGATTTTAATTGCCTGATGCCACAACTGTTTGGGATAACCGACAGTGGTGTCACTGGCCACACTCCTGCATGCTTTTTTGATGCCCGCCTTTCACTGGGAGGGTGCTGGGTTGTGTAGGAGAACACCAAGCAATACACTCCATTGCAAGCTGGCTGGCTGTGATCCTAAGACAAATGATTTTGATTGAAAACCACACTCTTGGAGTAGAAAAGAATATGAGATActtgttatttttacatttgagCCATACATGCAGAAGGCTTAGCAGAAAGGTGAGCCCATGTCCCAGGTCGAAAGCTTGTTACCAAGTCATCTCTGGTCAATGAGGAGTTAAAAGCTTTCTGCTGTGCTTCTCGCAGGTTTAAATGGGATCCTGCCAAGACAAAACAGCTCCTGGGTTCTCAGTGCTGTTGCTAGCATCTGAGTTTATTAAACATGAGTTTCAAAACTGTGAGGAACCTGTCACCATTTCCTATTTGCACTTCACTCTTCttggaaagagagaggagaCAGGCTTGTTTCTTACAGCCTGACTGCTTAGTGTTTTATAGCGTTGGTCTCCCTTTCTGATTTTCCAGCACCGACTGTGTTTAGGTTTCCAGCACTGTGATGTTTAAAACTAAACCACACTGTTTTCCCTGAAACAATACTGGGTTTtgtaactttctttttaaacaaatctgAAATGGATTTGGCACAGATGCCTTGCCAGCCTCCTTCTAAACTAACCCCGAGATGGGAGCATGCGGGTACGCCTGTGAGAGGCAACGTGAAAGCATCTGGAAATGGTGgggcttttcttctcctcctcctgctgccttttGTGCCTGAGCCCATCCCATCTCCAGTCCCCTCTAAGGGAGTGGAAGAGGAAGGAATACACTGTGGATATTAAATGGTGTGAGCCTGGCTTCACCCAGCAAGGCTACGAATTGGCACTATGTGGTGTTCAGCGGTGACCACGTGCTTGCACACAGCTGCTTTCCAGTCTGCtccaggaaagccacactgccccagggagcagacgtggagggggaaaaaacaggaTCTCCATCTCCTTTGCCTCCATGTGGGCACCGCAAGGCGGGGGCTCAGCTGGCAGCCCCGCACCCTGCCGTGCCGGTTTTTCTCCTCCACCTTTTATCCTCTCTCAGCGGCCCTGGTGGGGAACAGGCTTccagggctgggcagagccACACAGCAGAGGTTGTTCTGgctcctgcttccttccaggGGCAGAGGGACTCTTGCAAGCGCTGCTCCCAGCACTTCTGCAGCCATGAGGAGTGGCcgctggctctgctgcagggctgctcacAGCATAAATCCTGCTCTGACCTGTGCACGTTGACATGTGGCTGGGGCACAGCGGTCATGCTGGGGCTGGCTTTTATCGTGCCCATGAATCATAGGATCccaggttagaagggacctcaaggatcatctggtcctATCTttcaaggaggaaaaggaaggcagGCAGATTTTTGTATTGGTATTGTTCAGTCCAGACACAGCTCACAGTGATTCATACAGCACAGAGCTTTGAATGTCAAACGctaaaaaagcattaaaacacCATTGCATCTCGCCCCACATTAATGGTATCTTATCACTGCTAATGAATATGTCCCATTCTTCCACACTCTGGTTTTCCCCCAGGAGCATTAATCCAGTGGCTGGATGCTCTTTCCCTTCTTGACTTAAATTGGGGCAGATCCTGttggtttctttggttttgatgCATGAGACTCAGGTCATGTGAGAGGGTCACATCTGGTGAGCGAGGCTCCATCACGCGGTAGAGCCGATGTCATGAGTTTGGGCTATGGGAGGGGGACACCTGTGTGTTGCTGGGGGTAGAGCGGGATGCCCCACATGAGGCATGCGAAGCATTGACCTCCTTGTGTTGTCCTTCCAGTGACATCCCCATGCAAGATCCTCAAGTGCAACTCTGAGTTCTGGGCGGCCACGTCAGGCTCCCACCACGTGGGCACGGAGGAGGCTCCGGAGTTCTGCACGGCGCTGCGAGCCTACGCGCACTGCACCCGCCGCACCGCCCGCACCTGCAGGGGGGACCTGGCCTACCACTCTGCCGTGCATGGCATAGAGGATCTCATGGTGCAGCACAACTGCTCCAAGGATGGACCCACCTCACAGCCCCGGCTCCGGACATTGCCCCCCGGGGATAGCCAGGAGCGCTCCGACAGTCCTGAGATCTGCCACTATGAGAAGAGCTTTCACAGACACTCGGCTGCCCCCAACTATACGCACTGTGGGCTCTTCGGGGACCCCCACCTTAGGACTTTCACAGACACTTTCCAAACCTGCAAGGTGCAAGGGGCTTGGCCGCTTATAGACAATAACTACCTGAACGTCCAGGTCACCAACACGCCGGTGCTGCCTGGCTCCGCGGCCACCGCCACCAGCAAGGTGAGCCTTGGGCACGTCCCTGTGAGCAGAGATGGGCACGGGGTGTGCTTCTCAACAGCCTTTCTTGCCACCATCTCTTCTTCTCCAccatttgcatttcttcttgGGAAGGGTGAGACCGGGTGGGATCTCCTCTGAATTTGAGCATTCAGCCCTAAATATCAGGTGCCCATCCTGCCTTTAATGGCGTCTGGTTTCTTCTGAGTACATCCAACCCCATAATGGGTAGGAGGCTGAGATACTGCAGCTCAGAGAGCTGTCATGGCCACCCAGTGTCCAAGCAAACCTAGGACTACCCTCCATGGAGATGTCAGCTTGCAGAGAGAAGCCTGGAGGGAGCTGAGTTCCTCACACAGCATTCCCTCTGCCCAGGCTCGTAATTGTCTCTGTGGTGTGCAGCCAAGTCCAGGTATTTTGTGGGGCACAGTCTGTTCTGGAGGTGCTTTGACAGCCTAAATAAACATCCTGAAGGTACAAGGCAAACAGTGAGAAAGCACAGGTGAAAACGTGCTGCTGTGGTACAGCAGAACGTGTGTGGCACGTCCTCTACTTCAGAAGCCTGGAGCTGATGAACTGCACGTTGCTCCATGGTGCACAAGCTCTAAAGCTGAAAGGCCAAAAAAGGAGTCTCAGCAGGAGGCATCCTCTTGGTTTTGGAAGATGtcctgtcccaccatgtctgGGAGTTCTGTTTCTCCCTGCAtgtggggagaggagagaagtgCAGGGCTGCTTCTCAGCTCTGGATGTGACCTTTTTAGCCTAAGCTGGTTTTGAGTAGTCCTTTATAAACCTCCTTAAAGATACCTATGATGCTCTCAACTCCTTACCTACCAAAAGACATCAAAACCTATTGAAGCTTGCAAGGAAGTTTGGCTTGAGGAAAATGGCTCTTGACCCCAGGAATGTGCAATTCCTAGGCTGGATCCCAGGATCACCATCTCAGTTGAGCCTTTTCACCCGTTATCTGCCTCACGGGCTTGTGGTGAGGAGGGATTAGTCATGAGACATGCAGCATGAGCTGTGAAAGCGTTGCTGGGTCACTGCTAGAGGAATATGTGCTGTTGGAAAGGATGGAAGCTTCTCGGTCCATAGGACCTTTTATGTTGTTGCGTGATGTTTCCTGGTCTATCCTTCTTCCTGCTGCCAGAGGCAGGGCTGAACCCTGAGGAGGTCACTGCTGGAGCTGTGtctcctccagccctgccctgctctggaTAGGCCTCAGTCTGCCCCTTCATGGAGCACATGAAAGGAGGTTCCCCTATTGCTTCCCTCATGGAGAGAGGTGAAGGAGGAAGAGCAAGTCTGCAAGAGGCAAAAAAGGAAGCATGGTTTGCCTGGGAAGAAGAGTGAGTTGCTTTTCCTCCCAAGCAAGCTCtactcttcttcctcctcatcaaGCCTTCCCCCCAGAGCAGGGTCAGCAAAGGAAGAACAGCTGGGAAGTCCTTTCTCCAGCAAGGGACCCGTTTTTGAGCCCAGACAGGGTGGGGAGGCGCATTGGGCTCAGTCTGTGCCCATATCACCCCCAGAAGGATCTGCCCACTCCAACACACTGAAcacatgtgtgtttgtgtggctGAGGTGGATTATGGTGTGTTCCGGGGCCCAGAAGAGAAGATTGTTGTTTTATAAGTGgccagggaaaggaaggggtCCAGCCCTTGGGATGTAAATGCCATGGGAGTCAGAGGAGAAGCTCCACCACCTACCTCTAAAAGAGTCAGGGCTCATCCCCTCTGCCATCTGCAAGGCCTAGAGGCAAGGCAGCGCTGCATGCAGGGGCATGTCGCCACAGGCTGTGAGCAGTGATACTGCACATGAGAGCTCCTGGGTTGGGGCTGGAGATAATAGCACAGATCCAAGTGGTATGTTCAGTCCAGCCTCTGGCTCTTGACTCCATACAAGGTGTCCTCATGCCTGTGCTGAAGCGGGATGGCCATGCCTGGGTACCTAAAAGCTGGGATGACTTAAGATGAAGCACTTACCTATGAGCTGAAGGTCATGCTCCTGGCTGGGCTGAGCAGACAGCTTCTCCACctcccatgctgctgctgcttctggtggAGGCTGTATGCTCTCAGGTGATCATCACTGGTTGTAACCCTGTTCCTTTCCTCCCTCACAGCTCACCATCATCTTCAAGAGCTTCCAGGAGTGCGTGGACCAGAAAGTGTACCAGGCAGAGATGGACGAGCTGCCCGCTGCCTTTGCCGATGGCTCCAAGAACGGTGGGGATAAACACGGAGCCAACAGCCTGAAGATCACCGAGAAGGTGTCGGGCCAACACATAGAGATCCAGGCAAAGTACATTGGCACCACCATCGTGGTGAGGCAGGTGGGCCGGTACCTCACCTTCGCTGTGCGCATGCCAGAGGAGGTGGTCAATGCTGTGGAGGACCGGGACAGTCAGGGCCTCTACCTGTGCCTCCGCGGTTGTCCACTCAACCAACAGATTGACTTCCAGACCATCCGCTCGGCTCAGGCCACAGAGGGCCGGGCTCGGAGGAAGGGGCCCAGCCTGCAGGCCCCCCCCGAGGCCTTCACGTATGAAACAGCCACAGCCAAGTGCAGGGAAAAGCTGCCCGTGGAGGACCTCTACTTCCAGTCTTGCGTCTTCGACCTCCTCACCACGGGGGATGTCAACTTCATGCTGGCTGCTTACTATGCCTTTGAGGACGTGAAGATGCTTCACTCCAACAAAGAGAAGCTGCATCTCTATGAAAGGACACGGGACTTGGCCCCCAGCAACGTGGCTCCCTCGGGGATGTCCTCTGCCCTCTGGGtagcactgctgtgtttgtgtcaGTGTTGGTTGTGCTTGTTATAGAGCTTTGCTCCTTCTCACCATGGAGAGTGGGGAAAGGGGAGCAGGAGGGCACCAGGGATGAGATGGCAGTGCTGGACAGTGGGAGGTTGGATGTCAGAGCTGAATGATGTCAGAGCTCTCACACTTCTCTTTGGCACCAGGTCCTCCACCTTCCCAGCTCTTGCCTGGGAGGAATGTGCTGCCAGTGGGACCAGTCAGGAACTTTTGCTGGAGTCTATGTTGTCTGGATGTTCCTCACATGCACCTCCCCTTGTCTTCCTCCCAGTAGTGTGGGTTCCAAGGAGCCCCCACCTCCTTGTAGCACTTCCCCAGGTCCCAAAAATGCACATGGTGACTGTGACATTGGCATGCATGAGCATGGCTTTGTCTTCGAAGAGCAGAACCTGGAAGGAGGGTGCAGAGGAGCCAGATGGGGCCAAGCCTGGCCATCAAAACAGGGCTGGTGTTCCCGTTCACTGGGGCCACGCTCTGCTCTTCAGGCTTGTCCAGCTCCGCCTGCAGCCCCATTGCTGCAGATAGTGGTGCACGGGGCTGAAATAGTGGTGAATGGTGGTCCCATACTTACCTGGCCACCAGTGCCAGACATCTTCTGGGTGGAAGAAGGACATGTTCCTCAAGCCTCGGCTTGCGTTTGCTGTGGTTCAAAGGGCATCTCCCATTTCAGCCAGTTCACTTGGCTCATTCACTCAGTAGTTTTACTCCTGGCTCCCTTGTCTCTGCCCGGATCCACCGAGGACTCTTGATGGCAATGGGAGAAACCTGGCCAGTATTCAAGTGGTTTCTGCAACTTCTGCCCAGCATCGGATAAGTTCCTCGCACCGTTTGCTCTCCGGTCCCCTAAAGCTTGGCTGCTCAGTCGGGGACCCATTCTCCTGCCCGTGGCTCGGCCAGgccctgggatggagcaggagcatCATGCTCTGTTTGTTTGCTGCTAGGTCTCTGCTCCGCTTCTCATCCTGGGGCCGTGACTTGCAACCCCATTGCAGACCAGTTGCACCTTAAGCCCTTCAGGGCTTGAACTGGAAATGGGGCAGTCTTAGAAATCTAGTCAGGAGATGGGATGCAGCAGAGGACCCtgaccccctcccccccccccaactgcCTCCAAATGTCTGTTCCTGCCTTGAAACCATCAATAATCCCCTTCCCTCACCACATAGTGCTGCCCATTTCCTCTTCATGTTACTCTGTGGTTCACCTCGTCGCTCACTGAACAAACAGCAAGACCACCTTTGGTCTGTGCCTTGGAGACCTCCTCATGggtttcccttcctttcctcagGGGGAAGCTCACAGAAGCATGCCCCAGAACACTCTTGGGGGCACCTCCTGCTCTCAAGGGAGGTCTCTAGGCATGATGAGACAAGCTAGCACCAAAAGAGGTGGGAACAGGCTACATTTGGCAGTCTGAACTGCTGCCAAGAGACAGCCTGGTGTAAATACTCAATGTGACTATTCATTGTGTCCTAACAGCTCTAGAACTCCATTtgtaaagcagcagagaaatgcaaaattgTGTCAATGGATGTAATTTATATTGTCTCTTTAATATATAGAGCCCTGGCATTGATCTCGTGTGACTGTACAGATGAAGAGATGTAattggtttttaaatgtttaaggaacgaaaagaaacaaaaaaagatgtgtttaCTACTTTGCTCCTTGCTTTGTTTGCTGGTGCCCCAGGTGTTCTGTTTAGGGAGACTTTGAAATAAGGATATCACAGTTTGGAGGCGCTGAGAGCAGCAACCACTGGACCGCGACACAGGACAGTTTAGTTTCCCAATGTGCTAACTGCTCAGCCAGGCTCATTTGgacttcttgtttcttttgttcaaGAAAGAACCAAGTTCTTGTCTTCCCTAGAGATCTAAAATGCAAGATTTGTCATTGGGTAAGAGGAAACAATTGGTTTCTTGCCCTGTTACCCCATAGATAACAGCAGATGTACAAATGCCTCTTGAAAAGCAGTCTTAGCTGCCCAAGCCACAGCATGCCAACAAGTCAGTACTGCCCTGCAAACCTCCCTTTCCTATAATGCAATCAACCTACACTGCAATTGTGATGCACTGTGGCTCTGGGCTAATTTCCAGCCAATCCCAGTCTATTTGATGATGGGATggctcagtcccactgtccaggTGAGCGCTCCAGTGGTGGCCAGCTGTCATACAGTGCATGGGGTATCCCTATTTTAGAAGCAAACAGTGAAGCACTTTATTTTGGTTGTGTTTGACCCAATTCTGATTAAAGGTGAAGTGTGGCCAAGAAAGACCCGATacttggaaacaaaacagatataggaaaaggagagggatgggggggcacATCAGGAGAAGCCCCCTCACCTCCTCCCTGAGTTGAGACCCACGGGAGTGTCACCGCGTGTATATACTGTAAATTATTTATTGAGAGAAACACAAGTAAAGTTCGAGGGGTTTTGACAATAAACGAGTGGGTCTTGGTTTGTTACCTTTTGCTCTTGTTTGGTGTGTTGGATGGCGCTGTTCACCACGCACGATGCGGTTGCTGGCCCGTTCCTGCATTCACTCTAAAGCAGCTTGCTCCCATCTGCAGCCCAAGAGAGGCTCGTTTCTGTCCTGAATTCTCGGAGAGTTGCACTCGGGGGGTTATTTATCTGCAGccaaatgaggaaaataaaaaggggttGGGGGGAGCAAATGCAGGTATTAAACTCTTGAAGCCTCGCTGGGGAGGACGATGCGCAGCGGTGGTACCAAGTGGGCTCTGTCACCCTTCCACTGctcaccccagcagcagcaatgggcaCCCCCGTGATTTCCCCTATGATCTCTGCCTATTCTCCGGCCCGGCTTTAGCCCCAGCTGGGTCTGTTACTGCCCTCTAATGAGCGAGAACCAAAACTGCACTTCTTTTTAGTTGGTGTTCCCGGTTTGCAAAGCTGAAGGAGTCCTTGCCCCGGGGCTggggccacagagatgctgaggcCATGGGGGACACCGCCACCAAAACACACATTATTGGGTAAATGCATGCAAAGACACCCAGTACCAGAAATACAAGAGCCGAGCTCCCCGTTCTGCAGAGCCCTGAAGAACTGAGAGCTTCTAGAGCCAAACTCACTCCCCCTGCCAACACCTGCACCAGCTCACAACAGCTTTAACAGAGCCTAAGAAGTCACTCATATAAAAAGTCATATGAAAGGTTCTTAAGCATCGAGGGGTTTCCCCTGCTTGCTGGTGACAGGAGGGCACCAATGGACCCTGCTCATCCACCTCAGTGAGAACACACATCTGGGCAGACAAAGTGCTGAGGAAAGGGTACAGCCATGCCTGGGTGAGCAAGCCCATGCGGGGCCCAAGGTCTCAGGACCCTGCTCCTCTGTCTGAGGCACACTGTGCTGTGATGGACGTCTGGgaacagccacagctgctgagctgcagtcaCACAAAATGGTGCCCAGGCCAGGACCCTGGCACACCTCAAAGTGAGGGTTGGGGCTCCTCAGCCGCCCCGTCCCCTCACAGTGTGCATGTGCCAGAGCTGGGTCCTGTGCCCGGCACCCTGCAACCAATGGGCAATGGAGCCCCTCATGGGACATGCCCACGGCAGGAAACACGGCTCCAACCTGAGCAACAGGGacagagcccagccctgcccagcaccaggGATGGCCCCAGCGCTGCTGCACCAGGTGCCTGTGGAGCACACGCTGCTGTGGGACCCACCGGACCTGCCTGGCCCAGACAAGGGGAAGCTGCACCACACCGAGGGGTCGTTTCCACACCGGCTGTGGCCAGGCCTTGGGCTGAGCTGTTTGCAGCATGGTGCTGGGCTCAGCTCTGTGGGACAGAGCCCATACTCTCACCTGCACCCTTGCTCCAGCTCCTCGGCTCCTGCttccacagcttccctgtggGTACCCTGGGGATGAAGGGAGTCAGCTCTGAATGAAACACAGCACCTCAGGTATTCACCCACAGTGCTGcgggcagggacacccagaCCAGTTCCCGTCATTCCTGTGCCTCCCTCCAGCTGagcccctctccctgctgcagtcctgcagcaGGAACCAGGTACTCTTTCCATGAGGAAATCCCCAGCTTTTAGGCACCCAGACATGGCCATTCTGCATCAGCACTGGGATAAGGACACCATGTATGGAGTGCCAAGAGCCAGAGGCTGGACTGAACGTACCTGTGCTGTTATCTCCAGCCCCAGTGCAGGAGCACTGCTCTAGCTGGCGCTGGGTGCCTGTGGTGACATGCCCACACATGCAGCACTCTTGCCTCCAGGGCCTGGCAGATGGCAGAGGGGATGAGCCCTGACTCTCTTAGAGGTGGTGGAGCTTCTCTTCTAGCTCCCAGCCATGGTGGGACAGGACATGTGCTGTAAGCAAGAGGATGCACTTTGCAGCTATGGGAGGCTCCTGGATAGCCCCAGGTGTGCTGCAATCCAAAAGGAGTAATTTAGAACAACCTTCCTCACCTTGAGACCAACCACCAAGTTTGTGATATCCTTGTACTGAATTAGGGT includes:
- the RGMA gene encoding repulsive guidance molecule A isoform X2: MTSPCKILKCNSEFWAATSGSHHVGTEEAPEFCTALRAYAHCTRRTARTCRGDLAYHSAVHGIEDLMVQHNCSKDGPTSQPRLRTLPPGDSQERSDSPEICHYEKSFHRHSAAPNYTHCGLFGDPHLRTFTDTFQTCKVQGAWPLIDNNYLNVQVTNTPVLPGSAATATSKLTIIFKSFQECVDQKVYQAEMDELPAAFADGSKNGGDKHGANSLKITEKVSGQHIEIQAKYIGTTIVVRQVGRYLTFAVRMPEEVVNAVEDRDSQGLYLCLRGCPLNQQIDFQTIRSAQATEGRARRKGPSLQAPPEAFTYETATAKCREKLPVEDLYFQSCVFDLLTTGDVNFMLAAYYAFEDVKMLHSNKEKLHLYERTRDLAPSNVAPSGMSSALWVALLCLCQCWLCLL
- the RGMA gene encoding repulsive guidance molecule A isoform X1 encodes the protein MRPPRERIVVKARAGWMGMGRGAGSTALGLFQILLVFLCIFPPVTSPCKILKCNSEFWAATSGSHHVGTEEAPEFCTALRAYAHCTRRTARTCRGDLAYHSAVHGIEDLMVQHNCSKDGPTSQPRLRTLPPGDSQERSDSPEICHYEKSFHRHSAAPNYTHCGLFGDPHLRTFTDTFQTCKVQGAWPLIDNNYLNVQVTNTPVLPGSAATATSKLTIIFKSFQECVDQKVYQAEMDELPAAFADGSKNGGDKHGANSLKITEKVSGQHIEIQAKYIGTTIVVRQVGRYLTFAVRMPEEVVNAVEDRDSQGLYLCLRGCPLNQQIDFQTIRSAQATEGRARRKGPSLQAPPEAFTYETATAKCREKLPVEDLYFQSCVFDLLTTGDVNFMLAAYYAFEDVKMLHSNKEKLHLYERTRDLAPSNVAPSGMSSALWVALLCLCQCWLCLL